The DNA segment CGCCGCCACCGCGGCGGGATCCAGCGGCTCCGGCTCACGACGCACCTCCGGCTGCGGCACCCACCGCCACACCATCGCGCAGGCGAGCGCCATCGCCGCGGCGAAGAAGAGGAAGGGCGTCCGGAAGCCCCACCCGGCCGCCAGCACCGTCCCCAGCGGGATCCCCACCACCTGCCCCACCGCCATCCCGCTCGTCACCCAGCCGTTGGCCCGGCCGCGCCGCTCCGGGGGGAAGGCGTCGGCTACGTACGCGGCGGTGGCGCCGGTCAGCACCCCGCCCCCCGCGCCGGTGAGGACGCGCACCGCCAGCAGCCCCGGGTACCCGCGGGCCGCCGCGTGCAGCGCCAGCCCCACGGTCATGGCCGCCGCCCCCACCAGGAGCATCCGGCGCCGACCCACCTTGTCGGACACCGGGCCGGCCACGAGCGCCACCGCGGCCACGGCGACGGAGTAGGCGGTCACCAGCAGCCCCAGCCGCGTGACCGGGACGCGGAGCTGCTCGGCGATGCGGGGGAGGATGGGCGCCAGGATCATGGCCTGGCTCGTGACGGCGAACACCAGGAGCCAGAGCGCGGCCAGGGTCCGGCGCTCCCCGGCCGGCCCCGCGGCATCCGTCACCGCGCCTGCCGCTCCGCGGCCGCCAGCGCCTGCTCCAGCGCCTCCGCGGTGATCCCGAAGTGCGAGGCGTCCCAGGCGGGCTCGCCGCCGCGGAGGAGGATGGCCTGCGGCGAGTGGTGCACGACCCGCGTGCGCTCGGCCACGTGCCGCGAGACGGGGCGGCCCAGGACCACGTCCACCAGGTACACGGGGACCTCCGGGTGCGCCTGGCGGAAGCGCTCCACCTCCTCGTGCGCCATCAGGCTGACGGGGCAGCGGGTGCTGTGCTTGTAGAGGAGAGCCACCTCCTCCCGGAAGGCCGCGTCCGCCTCGTCGTGCGTCCTGAGCTGCCTCATGGGGTCCCTCTGTCGCTCCGGTTCCCGCG comes from the Longimicrobiaceae bacterium genome and includes:
- a CDS encoding MFS transporter, yielding MTDAAGPAGERRTLAALWLLVFAVTSQAMILAPILPRIAEQLRVPVTRLGLLVTAYSVAVAAVALVAGPVSDKVGRRRMLLVGAAAMTVGLALHAAARGYPGLLAVRVLTGAGGGVLTGATAAYVADAFPPERRGRANGWVTSGMAVGQVVGIPLGTVLAAGWGFRTPFLFFAAAMALACAMVWRWVPQPEVRREPEPLDPAAVAARYGALLRDPRVGVAVAAFGATLLGTTLYTLFLPTWLERARGLTPREVALLFAAGGVATALAGPAAGRLCDRVGRKRTAVAAT
- the ytxJ gene encoding bacillithiol system redox-active protein YtxJ, whose amino-acid sequence is MRQLRTHDEADAAFREEVALLYKHSTRCPVSLMAHEEVERFRQAHPEVPVYLVDVVLGRPVSRHVAERTRVVHHSPQAILLRGGEPAWDASHFGITAEALEQALAAAERQAR